Below is a window of Gammaproteobacteria bacterium DNA.
GTAGTCGCCGACGATGTCCGTGCGGTGCGCGTTCCCGTAGTTGCGGGAGCCGCGGTAGTTGGGCTTGAGCACGGCGTAGCCCGCGCCCGCGTACACCTGCGCGTTGTAGCCGCCGTTGAAGCGAAGGACATCCGCCGACGCCGGTCCCCCGTGGATGGCCACGATGAGCGGATAGCGCGTCCCCTCCTCGTAGCCCACGGGATAGACCAGCACGCCCCCGACCATCTTGCCGTCCGACGAGCGCCAGTTGACCTCGACTTCCTCGCCGAGGGCGATCTCGCGGACCTGCGGGTTCACGTCCACGAGCTGCGTCCACGCCGAGCGGTCGGGCACGTCGTCCACGCTTGCTGCGGTGAACACGGTGGGAGGTGTTTTCGGGTCGCTGTAGCCGATGAGGATGGTGCCCGTGTCGTCGTCGCGGGACACCGAGAGCGCGGCCCGCTCCTCGGTGAGCTGACGCACTTCGCCGCTCCCCACGTCGAGCGCGTGCAGCTGCGTCGTCACCGTCACGCCGGCGTTGAAGTAGATGGTCTCCGAGTCATCGGACCAGAACCCCACGCTCGAACTCTGATCGAAGCCCGCGCCGAGCTTCCGGAAGGCGCCGCCGCGATCATCCACTTCGCGGATGTAGACGCGGTTCTCGGTCATCGAATAGCGCTCCATGTCGTCCGGCGCCGAGAAGGCGATCCAGCGGCCGTCCGGCGAGAAACTCATCCCGCCCTCGCCGATCTCGTAGTTGTCGGTGAGGCGCTCGATCTCACCCGTCGCGATCTCCTTCAGATAAAGATCCGCATAGAGCCGCTGCGCGGTTATGTTGCGCTCGTAGCGCTCCGGTGAGCCGCCCGTGATGCCGATCCAGCGGCCATCGTCGGAGAGCGTGAAGCTGTTGACGCTGTAGGATGCGTCGTTGGTCTCACGCCGCTCGGAGGCGGACGCGACGTCCACGCTCCAGAGGCTCGAGAGCGGGGTGACGGCGTTGCGCACGTCGACCGTGAAGCCCTGCTCGCGCCGCTTCACCTCGTCCTCGTCGAACGAGTCCGGGCGCGCGAAGTAGATGCGGCTTCCGTCGGGGGAGAAGTCCCACTGGTCGACCCCGGCCTCGCCGTCGGTGAGCTGCTCGGGTTCGCCCCCCACCAGGTCGCCGGCCGGCAGCCGATACAGTTGCTCCCGGTCGCTCTCGCCGGAGCGATACACCAGCCACTGCCCGTCCGGGCTGAACGCGAACCCCGACACCCCTTCCCCGGCGTCGGTGACCTTGCGTGCCTCGCCGCCGTCGTGGCGCATCATGTAGAGCTGGTTCTCATTGCCGTCGCGGTTCGACGAAAAGACGAAGAACGACCCGTCCGGCGCCCAGGCCGGGCTGGTCTCGTTCCTGTCGTCGGTGTAGGTGAGCTGCCGGCTCGAGGGGACGCCTTCGCCGAGCGACACCAAGTGGATGTCGGTCTGTGAATCGGCCGCATCCCAGTCCGGGGTCGTGACGGTGTAGAGCATCCACGCCCCGTCCGGGCTCGGCGTCCACGAGCCGGCGCGCTTCAGCTCCTGAACATCCATGAACGTGAAGGGGCGCTGCTGCGCGGCCAGCGGCGAGCCGAATGTTGCGAGCGCGGCGACGGAGACGGTGAGAGCGACGGAAAGCAAGCGCATCTGAACCTCGTGTGCGAGGGGGAACTGGCGTAACCCTTCATGATACCGACAGCGATGGTGGCGGGCGAGGACGGAAGGGCTCTGCTCGCTGCTACAGGGGTATTCCCCATACCTTACCCGAAGGTCAGGAGGTGTCGATGTCTATCTCGGGTGCAGGGCAAGCATGTTCGACCGTGGCCGCGATTGTGCTTCTCGCCGGCTGCGGAGCCTCCCTGGGAGGCCGCCAGCTGAGGGACGATATCGGGCGCGCGACCCTCCGGGACATCCAGCTGCACGTGCCGGAGGTCCTGGCCGACCACGGCTATACCATCAATCAGCGCCGGGAGACCCGCACGCGCATCTACTACGAGACCTCCTGGCTGTACCGGGCTCCGTTCGATGACGAGGCCGAGCGGGGCGTGCAGGAGGTGCGCACGCGGTTCATGGTACAGGGACGAAGAGGGGGCTCGGACTTCTTCGATGTCGAGATTCGGGTGGAGAACGCCGTCCGGGGCATCCTCCCCAGCGGAGAGTGGTCACCGCTCCTCACCCCCGACTTCCG
It encodes the following:
- a CDS encoding S9 family peptidase; amino-acid sequence: MRLLSVALTVSVAALATFGSPLAAQQRPFTFMDVQELKRAGSWTPSPDGAWMLYTVTTPDWDAADSQTDIHLVSLGEGVPSSRQLTYTDDRNETSPAWAPDGSFFVFSSNRDGNENQLYMMRHDGGEARKVTDAGEGVSGFAFSPDGQWLVYRSGESDREQLYRLPAGDLVGGEPEQLTDGEAGVDQWDFSPDGSRIYFARPDSFDEDEVKRREQGFTVDVRNAVTPLSSLWSVDVASASERRETNDASYSVNSFTLSDDGRWIGITGGSPERYERNITAQRLYADLYLKEIATGEIERLTDNYEIGEGGMSFSPDGRWIAFSAPDDMERYSMTENRVYIREVDDRGGAFRKLGAGFDQSSSVGFWSDDSETIYFNAGVTVTTQLHALDVGSGEVRQLTEERAALSVSRDDDTGTILIGYSDPKTPPTVFTAASVDDVPDRSAWTQLVDVNPQVREIALGEEVEVNWRSSDGKMVGGVLVYPVGYEEGTRYPLIVAIHGGPASADVLRFNGGYNAQVYAGAGYAVLKPNYRGSRNYGNAHRTDIVGDYFTMGYEDIITGVDHLIAEGIVDGDRMGALGWSAGGHWSNWILTQTDRFKAISSGAGTMNWISMYAQSDVQRNRQFYVGDGFLYEDFDTYFDQSPLKYITNAVTPTMIHVVEGDPRVPSPQSVELHMALKKLGVPTELFMYPGRSHGIPDPRNRLVKAVSEMSWMDYYVRGIGEKFEWRQVLETLEGEDGPVVVSDPER